One region of Roseiconus lacunae genomic DNA includes:
- the murQ gene encoding N-acetylmuramic acid 6-phosphate etherase: MNGLPANPSLDHLTTEAINPRSESIDTLSSVELVRLINEEDASIAAAVGKESEAIAKAIDWITGAIRSGGRLIYIGAGTSGRLGVLDASECPPTFNTPPDMVIGLIAGGDSALRRAAEGIEDLPDRGVDDLKAVNLHEQDVVVGIASSGRTPYVVGGLNYARSIGARAIGLACNEQSPLAAAADLMITPVVGPELISGSTRMKAGTATKMVLNMLSTGTMVRLGKTYGNLMVDLRASNEKLVARTRRLLMRLTDLTPDAADELLVRCDGELKTAVVCQRCSLQPEHARRLLREAGGQLRLALESATGSKP, from the coding sequence ATGAATGGGCTTCCCGCCAATCCCTCGTTGGATCACTTGACAACGGAGGCCATCAATCCTCGTTCAGAGTCGATCGATACCTTATCGTCAGTCGAACTGGTACGTTTAATCAACGAGGAAGACGCGTCCATCGCCGCCGCGGTTGGCAAGGAATCGGAGGCGATTGCGAAGGCGATCGACTGGATCACCGGCGCGATCCGCTCCGGTGGTCGTTTGATCTATATCGGTGCCGGAACGTCAGGGCGACTCGGTGTACTCGATGCATCGGAATGTCCGCCGACGTTTAATACACCACCTGACATGGTGATCGGTTTGATCGCCGGTGGTGACTCTGCGTTGCGACGAGCGGCCGAAGGAATTGAGGACTTGCCCGATCGCGGCGTCGATGATCTAAAAGCAGTGAATCTTCACGAGCAGGATGTGGTGGTCGGCATCGCGTCGAGCGGACGCACGCCGTACGTCGTCGGCGGTTTAAACTATGCACGTTCGATTGGTGCCCGAGCGATCGGGTTGGCCTGCAACGAACAATCGCCGTTGGCCGCAGCGGCAGACCTAATGATCACACCGGTGGTCGGACCAGAATTGATCAGCGGGTCGACCCGTATGAAAGCCGGCACGGCGACCAAGATGGTCCTAAACATGCTCTCCACCGGGACAATGGTTCGACTTGGAAAAACTTACGGGAACCTGATGGTTGACTTGCGAGCCTCCAACGAAAAGTTGGTCGCACGAACAAGGCGACTACTCATGCGTCTCACCGACCTTACGCCCGATGCGGCCGATGAACTCCTTGTCCGTTGCGACGGTGAACTAAAAACCGCTGTCGTTTGTCAGCGATGCTCGCTTCAGCCGGAACACGCGCGGCGGCTTCTCCGTGAAGCAGGTGGTCAATTACGACTGGCACTTGAATCTGCCACGGGCTCAAAGCCGTGA
- a CDS encoding exo-beta-N-acetylmuramidase NamZ family protein, producing the protein MSSTTTHRQVTLPDKAFYSFLSLGIRVVHALLIACLPGTRLLSEEPTSEPVVRTGIEVLKRDNFRGLRGQRVGLISNHTGVDWQGNPTAVLLHESSDVALTTLFSPEHGFRGVLDQSDIGDAKDDATGLKIYSLYGQTRKPTTEMLSNVDTIVFDIQDIGARFYTYISTMGEAMKAADQSGKRFVVLDRPNPINGVDVAGPMLDPGDESFVGFHHLPIRHGMTIGELAKMFRSELGLSLDLEIVRCEGWRREMTFDQTGLVWINPSPNMRSLTQALLYPGVGMLETSNLSVGRGTDTPFEVIGASWIDPIEWAKEMRSEQIPGVTVVPIQFTPDSSRYRDEVCGGINLVISNRAKFDPLHLGVALAVTLQRLYPDQWQAEKAMRLLGNRATMNAIVGGQSISEVMRVTNQNVDQFRQRRSQFLLY; encoded by the coding sequence ATGTCCTCCACCACAACTCATCGTCAAGTAACCTTACCCGATAAAGCGTTTTACTCGTTTTTATCGTTGGGTATCCGCGTGGTCCACGCGCTGTTGATTGCTTGCCTTCCCGGGACGCGGTTACTTTCGGAAGAGCCCACTTCCGAACCGGTCGTACGAACGGGGATCGAAGTCTTGAAACGCGACAACTTTCGGGGCTTACGTGGGCAACGTGTGGGGCTAATCAGCAACCATACCGGTGTCGATTGGCAGGGCAATCCGACCGCGGTGCTTCTACACGAGTCTTCTGACGTTGCTCTGACCACGTTATTCAGCCCCGAACACGGTTTCCGCGGCGTGCTCGATCAATCCGATATTGGCGATGCAAAGGACGACGCGACGGGGTTGAAAATCTACAGTTTGTACGGCCAGACCAGGAAGCCGACGACCGAAATGCTTTCCAATGTCGACACGATTGTCTTCGACATCCAAGACATCGGTGCCCGCTTTTACACCTACATTTCGACCATGGGGGAGGCGATGAAAGCGGCCGATCAATCTGGTAAACGCTTTGTCGTGCTTGATCGTCCCAATCCGATCAATGGGGTTGACGTCGCGGGGCCGATGCTGGACCCGGGTGATGAATCGTTTGTGGGGTTTCATCACCTCCCGATCCGGCATGGCATGACGATCGGCGAACTAGCGAAGATGTTTCGGTCTGAACTTGGATTGTCACTCGACCTGGAAATTGTCCGCTGCGAAGGTTGGCGGCGTGAAATGACGTTTGACCAAACCGGGTTGGTCTGGATCAACCCGTCGCCTAACATGCGTTCGTTGACCCAGGCCCTTTTGTATCCAGGTGTGGGAATGCTGGAGACATCGAATCTGTCCGTTGGGCGCGGAACGGACACTCCGTTCGAAGTGATCGGTGCCTCTTGGATCGATCCGATCGAGTGGGCGAAGGAAATGCGAAGTGAGCAAATTCCGGGAGTCACGGTGGTTCCGATTCAGTTCACTCCTGATTCGAGCCGCTACCGAGACGAAGTTTGTGGCGGGATCAACCTGGTCATTAGCAATCGTGCTAAGTTTGATCCCTTGCATCTAGGGGTAGCATTGGCAGTGACTTTGCAACGGTTGTATCCCGATCAATGGCAGGCGGAAAAAGCGATGCGTTTGCTGGGAAACCGGGCGACGATGAATGCGATCGTCGGCGGACAATCGATCAGCGAAGTGATGCGTGTGACCAACCAGAACGTCGATCAATTTCGACAGCGTCGAAGTCAGTTTTTACTCTACTAA
- a CDS encoding M3 family metallopeptidase, translating to MTDSVLLRPWTGPYGGVPPWDRVRPEDFTAAFDEAIKMAQADIDAIATQADPPTFANTVVAMEDAGKTLDRLDAIFGVYSSNLNVGPIPDIERVIAPKLAAHSDRIYQNEKLFHRLQYIFENELESLQPAEQRLIDDLYKTFVRRGAKLDSGEKAQLSQINAQLARLFTDFSQNVLDDEKKYVTWVTDETDLAGLPSSVIASMKRAAEERGKADQWAVTNTRSSMDPVLTYADNRKLREQVWRTYYNRCDNGDDNDNNALITEILALRLKRANLLGYPTHAHWRLESTMAKTPEATEALMNQVWEKAVGRVHEEVADMQQIADAEAAKSGDKITIEPWDYRYYAEKVRKAKYDLDLGEVKPYLQLEKLREGMFWVAGELFGFQFKAVTDVPVFHPDVRVWEVTDKSGEHVGLWYFDPFAREGKRSGAWMTAYRVQQNIDQPITPIVSNNSNFVKGGEGEVVLISWDDAVTLFHEFGHALHGLSSSVRYPSQAGTSVARDYVEFPSQILEHWLETPEILQRFCLHYETNEPLPQSLIDKIEKASTFNQGFATVEYLASAIVDMKLHTSDQTQIDPDEFEKTTLASIGMPDELPMRHRTPHFMHIFSSDSYSAGYYSYLWADALTADAAEMFEQAGSYYDPVVSGKLRDHVFSVGDTIDPAEGFRRFRGRDVDTSALMRKRGFSD from the coding sequence ATGACGGATTCTGTTTTACTGCGGCCATGGACGGGACCATACGGCGGAGTCCCACCGTGGGACCGTGTTCGTCCCGAAGATTTTACGGCGGCGTTTGATGAAGCAATCAAGATGGCTCAAGCGGACATCGATGCGATTGCAACTCAAGCCGATCCACCGACCTTCGCCAACACCGTCGTCGCGATGGAAGATGCCGGAAAGACGCTCGATCGTTTGGACGCGATCTTCGGTGTCTATTCTTCGAACTTGAACGTAGGGCCCATTCCAGACATCGAACGTGTCATCGCTCCAAAATTAGCGGCCCACTCCGATCGCATTTATCAAAATGAAAAGCTGTTCCATCGTTTGCAGTACATCTTCGAAAACGAGCTCGAATCGTTGCAGCCGGCTGAACAACGCCTGATCGACGATCTTTACAAAACGTTCGTTCGTCGCGGAGCAAAGCTTGATTCAGGCGAAAAAGCCCAACTGTCTCAGATCAACGCCCAACTGGCTCGCTTGTTTACCGATTTCAGTCAAAACGTACTCGACGATGAAAAAAAATATGTCACCTGGGTCACCGACGAAACTGACTTGGCCGGTTTACCTAGCAGCGTGATCGCGTCGATGAAACGTGCCGCCGAAGAACGCGGTAAAGCTGATCAATGGGCCGTGACCAATACGCGGTCGTCGATGGATCCGGTCTTGACGTATGCCGATAATCGAAAACTACGGGAGCAGGTTTGGCGGACCTATTACAATCGATGTGACAACGGTGACGACAACGATAACAACGCATTGATCACCGAAATCCTTGCCCTGCGTTTGAAGCGGGCCAACCTTCTCGGTTACCCGACGCACGCGCACTGGCGACTTGAGTCAACGATGGCGAAGACTCCCGAAGCGACCGAAGCATTGATGAATCAGGTTTGGGAAAAAGCAGTTGGCCGCGTTCACGAAGAAGTCGCCGACATGCAGCAGATTGCGGATGCCGAGGCGGCCAAATCAGGTGACAAGATCACGATCGAGCCTTGGGACTATCGCTACTATGCCGAAAAGGTTCGCAAGGCGAAGTACGATCTTGATCTCGGTGAGGTCAAGCCGTATCTCCAGCTCGAAAAACTGCGGGAGGGCATGTTCTGGGTTGCCGGAGAGTTGTTTGGGTTTCAGTTTAAGGCTGTGACCGACGTCCCCGTATTTCATCCCGATGTACGTGTTTGGGAAGTGACCGACAAGTCGGGCGAGCACGTGGGGCTGTGGTACTTCGATCCATTTGCCCGAGAAGGCAAACGCAGCGGCGCGTGGATGACCGCATATCGTGTTCAACAGAACATCGACCAGCCGATCACCCCTATCGTTTCCAACAACAGTAATTTCGTTAAGGGCGGTGAAGGTGAAGTCGTCTTGATTTCTTGGGATGATGCGGTGACGCTATTCCACGAGTTCGGCCATGCGCTACATGGTCTGTCTTCGTCGGTTCGGTATCCCTCGCAAGCCGGAACCTCCGTCGCCCGCGACTACGTCGAGTTTCCTTCGCAGATCCTTGAGCACTGGTTGGAGACGCCAGAGATCTTGCAGCGATTCTGTTTGCACTACGAAACGAATGAACCGTTGCCCCAATCGCTGATCGACAAGATCGAAAAAGCGTCGACGTTCAATCAAGGCTTCGCGACGGTCGAATACCTTGCTAGCGCGATCGTCGACATGAAACTGCATACGTCTGACCAAACGCAAATCGATCCCGACGAATTTGAAAAAACGACTTTGGCGTCGATCGGAATGCCTGACGAGTTGCCGATGCGTCACCGTACTCCGCACTTTATGCATATCTTCAGCAGCGATAGTTATTCGGCCGGTTACTATAGCTATCTCTGGGCGGACGCCTTGACGGCAGATGCGGCGGAGATGTTCGAACAGGCCGGCTCGTACTATGATCCCGTCGTTTCGGGCAAATTACGGGATCATGTGTTTTCTGTTGGCGATACCATCGATCCGGCGGAAGGCTTTCGTCGCTTCCGTGGACGTGATGTTGACACATCCGCGTTGATGCGGAAACGCGGGTTCAGTGACTGA
- a CDS encoding DUF7133 domain-containing protein: MTVPPTPSRVQTLTFRVLVLCVLLPPWHTLVHAQVLETDSIASSPHPKLQYKKWSGDINVPDPVAVSVANDGTVYATQTQRRKIQDLDIRAHSEWIPDDVGLASIDDKKHFLRRTLAIGGDQVANAKHVEDLNQDGQYDWRDLTVISERIHRFADTDGDGVADETNVYAEGFQTEVTGIAAGVLHHEDSVYATIAPDVWKLTDSDGDDVADQRSVVATGFGLHIAYAGHDMHGLIIGPDGKLYWSIGDKGISVTTAEGKLFHYPNQGGVMRCNLDGSDFEVYAHGLRNVQEFAFDRFGNLFGVDNDSDRPGEKERFVWIVDQMDAGWRCNYQYRSDEFNPWTDERLWEIAGPEHPAYLLPPIRYFVDGPAGFKMNPGAALSRSYKDYFFMTEAPNGGQYAFRVEAEGDTFKMVDDHKIGEGVPIVGIAFGPDGGLYGADWGGGYPLTQSGSIQRIDVPVNQLSDAEIADRQSVVHWLNVDFSTLETDQLVDQLAHVDQRVRLRVQFELVSRKTIAPLVAVANNNEADALARVHAIWAIGQMVRTGDISSDVLFPVLKSPNENLRAVAVKVLGESGCSSPDVLIPLLTDDDLHVRVHAALALGRCPSANALDALINLANQTPFNQHYMRHAITTAMTTCATPRQLAELRAQPSITTRLCAVVALRRLRSPVVANYLDDPSSAVVTEAARAIHDDFSIPDALPMLANHLGKAAVPDAFTRRAINANVRLGTNDAASRLLRFATDETQPASMRADACDALGVWNAPPLLDRVDGRRRNESQTRSFDPQVTTKILGELIRQAPVEVRVAAAKAARTLKLTLSPAAMLALSVDDQTPVGLRLEALQMISEAGDHEIPIQRRVALFIDLSQDSTDSIATQALAALSALDPQKAMPVLSARLRDGSPAVKQTVIRRLAIHQSDTADEQLLELAKQLHDGSLDSKLSLDVYSAILTRSPHSPKLSAIQNQINAFDHLESLPSDKHRQFAFARDGGNAKEGERIFRSDLRAQCSRCHRIGRGGSEIGPELTKIAKKRDADYLLRAVVYPSAEIDAKYNVQTVLMADGNVVQGVLKREDDDWMVLIDANGKEQKLSQEDIEQVADKQVSLMPDMTAVLSAAEVRDLVAYLKTLR, translated from the coding sequence ATGACTGTACCCCCGACACCTTCTCGCGTTCAGACGCTTACGTTTCGCGTTCTGGTTTTATGCGTGTTGCTTCCTCCTTGGCATACCCTCGTTCACGCGCAAGTTTTGGAAACGGATTCTATTGCGTCATCTCCCCATCCGAAGTTGCAGTACAAGAAGTGGAGCGGAGACATCAATGTTCCCGATCCGGTCGCAGTAAGTGTTGCCAACGACGGTACCGTTTATGCCACACAGACACAGCGACGAAAAATCCAAGACCTCGACATCCGTGCTCATAGTGAGTGGATTCCCGATGATGTTGGCCTCGCTTCGATCGATGATAAAAAACACTTTCTAAGGCGAACGCTTGCCATCGGCGGTGATCAAGTTGCGAACGCAAAACACGTCGAAGATCTCAATCAGGACGGACAGTACGATTGGCGTGATCTGACGGTGATCAGCGAACGGATTCATCGATTTGCCGATACCGATGGTGATGGGGTCGCAGACGAGACCAACGTTTACGCCGAAGGCTTTCAGACCGAAGTGACCGGAATCGCAGCTGGCGTGCTTCATCACGAAGACTCTGTGTACGCCACGATCGCGCCCGACGTCTGGAAGCTGACTGATTCAGATGGCGATGATGTGGCTGATCAACGGTCCGTCGTCGCGACTGGTTTTGGGCTGCACATCGCCTACGCCGGACACGACATGCATGGGTTGATTATCGGCCCCGATGGAAAACTATACTGGTCGATCGGTGACAAAGGCATTTCGGTAACCACCGCCGAGGGCAAACTGTTTCACTATCCCAATCAAGGCGGCGTGATGCGTTGCAACCTCGATGGCAGCGATTTCGAAGTCTACGCCCATGGACTGCGCAACGTTCAGGAATTCGCATTCGATCGATTCGGCAATCTGTTCGGTGTTGATAACGATTCCGATCGCCCCGGAGAAAAAGAGCGATTCGTTTGGATTGTCGATCAGATGGATGCCGGTTGGCGATGTAACTATCAATACCGGTCGGATGAATTCAACCCGTGGACTGACGAACGGCTTTGGGAAATTGCCGGCCCAGAGCATCCCGCCTATCTTCTGCCACCGATCCGCTACTTTGTCGACGGACCGGCCGGGTTCAAAATGAATCCCGGTGCCGCGTTATCTCGGTCGTACAAAGACTACTTCTTCATGACCGAAGCACCGAACGGTGGCCAATACGCTTTTCGTGTCGAAGCCGAAGGCGATACCTTCAAGATGGTCGATGACCACAAAATCGGAGAAGGTGTTCCAATTGTGGGGATTGCCTTTGGGCCTGACGGCGGTTTGTACGGAGCTGACTGGGGAGGCGGCTATCCGTTGACGCAGTCAGGGTCCATCCAGCGAATTGATGTCCCAGTGAACCAATTGTCCGATGCCGAAATAGCGGATCGGCAATCCGTCGTTCACTGGTTGAACGTCGATTTTAGTACACTTGAGACGGACCAGCTTGTCGATCAGCTTGCTCATGTCGACCAACGTGTACGATTGCGAGTTCAGTTTGAGCTTGTAAGCCGAAAAACGATCGCCCCACTGGTCGCCGTGGCGAACAACAACGAGGCGGATGCCCTTGCCCGAGTCCACGCGATCTGGGCTATCGGACAAATGGTTCGAACCGGTGACATCAGTAGCGACGTCCTGTTTCCTGTTCTGAAGTCACCGAATGAAAACCTTCGCGCGGTGGCCGTCAAGGTCCTCGGCGAATCGGGCTGCTCATCACCAGACGTTCTAATTCCGCTGCTAACCGATGATGACTTGCACGTGCGAGTTCATGCCGCCTTGGCTCTCGGACGCTGCCCATCGGCCAATGCGTTGGACGCACTGATCAACTTGGCAAATCAAACGCCTTTCAATCAGCACTACATGCGTCACGCGATCACGACGGCGATGACGACGTGTGCGACGCCACGTCAGCTAGCCGAACTCCGCGCCCAACCATCGATAACCACACGCCTATGTGCGGTAGTTGCGCTGCGAAGATTGCGATCTCCTGTTGTCGCAAACTATCTCGATGACCCATCATCGGCAGTCGTCACCGAGGCGGCTCGTGCGATTCACGACGATTTCTCGATCCCTGACGCACTACCGATGCTGGCGAACCATTTGGGCAAAGCAGCTGTCCCCGATGCATTCACACGTCGTGCGATCAATGCCAACGTCCGCTTGGGAACCAACGACGCAGCCAGTCGATTGCTGCGGTTTGCCACCGACGAAACCCAGCCTGCGTCGATGCGAGCGGACGCTTGCGACGCACTCGGCGTCTGGAATGCTCCGCCCTTACTCGATCGGGTCGACGGTCGCAGGCGAAATGAATCGCAAACACGTTCTTTCGATCCTCAGGTCACAACGAAAATCCTCGGCGAGCTGATTCGCCAGGCACCGGTCGAAGTTCGAGTCGCGGCAGCCAAAGCAGCACGAACGCTCAAGCTAACGCTTTCTCCTGCGGCAATGTTGGCACTCTCGGTTGACGATCAAACGCCGGTCGGGCTTCGCCTGGAAGCATTACAGATGATCTCTGAAGCAGGCGATCACGAGATTCCCATCCAACGTCGGGTCGCATTGTTCATCGACCTTAGCCAAGACAGCACCGATTCGATCGCAACTCAGGCCCTCGCGGCCTTGTCTGCACTTGATCCCCAGAAAGCGATGCCTGTGTTATCAGCTCGCTTGAGAGACGGATCGCCCGCGGTCAAGCAAACGGTGATCAGGCGATTGGCGATTCATCAATCCGATACAGCGGACGAACAACTCCTTGAACTTGCCAAACAACTCCACGACGGATCGTTGGATTCAAAGTTATCTCTTGATGTTTACTCCGCAATTCTAACGCGGTCACCGCATTCGCCGAAACTTTCGGCTATTCAAAACCAGATCAACGCATTCGATCATCTTGAATCGTTGCCGTCGGACAAACACCGTCAGTTTGCGTTCGCTCGCGACGGCGGAAATGCCAAAGAAGGCGAGCGAATTTTCCGCTCCGACCTACGCGCCCAATGCAGCCGCTGCCACCGGATCGGTCGCGGCGGCAGTGAGATTGGTCCTGAACTGACAAAGATAGCGAAGAAACGTGACGCCGACTATTTGCTACGCGCCGTCGTTTATCCCAGTGCGGAGATCGACGCCAAGTACAACGTACAAACAGTGTTGATGGCCGATGGAAACGTCGTCCAAGGTGTTTTAAAACGCGAAGACGACGACTGGATGGTATTGATCGATGCGAATGGGAAAGAACAAAAACTCTCTCAAGAGGATATCGAACAAGTCGCCGACAAACAGGTCTCGCTGATGCCGGACATGACCGCCGTTCTATCGGCGGCCGAGGTCCGTGATTTGGTCGCCTACCTGAAAACGCTTCGTTAG
- a CDS encoding TMEM43 family protein, with product MGTHVTDESWFGRLGGAFKGILFGGLIALVSVPLLFWNEGRAVRTAKGLKEGASVVVEIKPDEVVSENEGKFVHVSGHVSTDTVLTDEDFGISFNGIRLKRHVQMYQWKENRESRSEKKLGGGKQTVTEYSYEKGWYDGLIDSSEFDEPDHQNPTQVLFSPKQAQADNVRLGEFHLPSSLVKMIGGEEPIELDDSNLPAEYRNQSVIVRSGDHDAGRLYIFPRQTNSNATDLPATEETVETPKPKASTGANYLGLIPSQADAPESKDAPADYDEPSGVAEKATSTTDDQTANDSQNAATPASANGDLVANPEIGDVRIWFTATPTTMVSLLSQQAGDSFAPYQTQYGTEIHTLETGAFTASEMISHEQAANRVLTWVLRGVGAFMMFLGFVLMLRPLEVIADVVPMLGSLVGFGTSVVAGLLTVAGSMTVIGIAWVFYRPVLGVTLLVIAAGAIYFLVSRGKKRSGRQGDGPETLTSSDLA from the coding sequence ATGGGAACCCATGTGACCGACGAATCTTGGTTTGGCAGACTCGGGGGAGCGTTCAAAGGCATCCTGTTCGGTGGACTGATTGCGCTCGTTTCAGTGCCGTTGTTGTTTTGGAACGAAGGTCGTGCGGTCCGGACGGCGAAAGGACTCAAGGAAGGGGCGAGCGTCGTGGTCGAGATCAAACCCGATGAGGTGGTCTCGGAAAACGAGGGCAAGTTTGTCCATGTCAGCGGTCATGTTTCAACCGACACCGTTTTAACGGACGAAGACTTCGGGATCTCCTTCAACGGAATCCGCCTGAAACGGCACGTCCAGATGTATCAATGGAAGGAGAATCGGGAGTCACGATCTGAAAAGAAACTAGGCGGCGGCAAACAGACCGTCACCGAATATAGTTACGAAAAAGGTTGGTACGACGGACTGATCGATTCCAGTGAATTCGACGAGCCCGATCACCAGAATCCGACGCAAGTTCTTTTCTCTCCGAAGCAGGCGCAGGCTGACAACGTTCGACTCGGCGAATTTCATCTTCCCAGTTCGTTGGTCAAGATGATCGGTGGTGAAGAACCGATCGAGTTAGATGATTCGAATCTGCCGGCAGAATACCGAAATCAATCTGTGATCGTGCGAAGCGGCGATCATGATGCAGGGCGTCTTTACATTTTTCCTCGTCAAACGAATTCGAACGCAACCGACTTGCCGGCGACTGAGGAAACTGTCGAAACGCCGAAGCCAAAGGCTTCCACCGGTGCCAACTATTTGGGCCTGATTCCTTCCCAGGCCGATGCGCCGGAATCGAAGGATGCCCCCGCCGACTACGATGAGCCGTCCGGAGTGGCCGAGAAGGCAACCTCGACGACAGACGATCAGACAGCTAACGATTCGCAGAACGCAGCAACGCCGGCGTCTGCAAACGGTGATCTTGTCGCGAATCCCGAGATCGGCGACGTGCGAATTTGGTTCACCGCGACACCGACCACCATGGTCAGTTTGCTTAGCCAACAGGCCGGTGACTCATTCGCCCCCTATCAGACTCAATACGGCACCGAAATTCACACGTTAGAAACGGGAGCGTTCACGGCTTCGGAAATGATCTCTCACGAACAAGCGGCCAATCGGGTTCTGACTTGGGTGCTCCGGGGTGTGGGGGCGTTCATGATGTTCTTGGGGTTTGTTTTGATGCTGCGTCCATTGGAGGTCATCGCTGATGTGGTTCCAATGCTGGGGTCGTTGGTGGGGTTCGGTACCTCGGTTGTCGCGGGGTTACTAACGGTTGCGGGATCGATGACCGTGATCGGCATCGCCTGGGTGTTTTACCGTCCTGTTCTCGGTGTGACACTTTTGGTGATCGCCGCCGGGGCAATTTATTTCCTTGTCAGCCGCGGTAAAAAACGGTCAGGCCGGCAAGGCGATGGTCCGGAAACATTGACGAGTTCGGATTTGGCGTAA
- a CDS encoding N-acetylglucosamine kinase: MTRHESTPLVAGVDAGGSKTIAWIDHPRPSRPQSDDRTTGLVRPLAEGIGGTGNPRVGGYEAAANEIEYAVRQALSTPNVTTESATTRLTRVCVGAAGAGRREEQKHLAAILSKRFPGTAIIVTDDAVPVLAAASPTATGMILISGTGSFAWARNSSGADARAGGWGVVIGDPGSGYALAIAGLDAVARAVDGRGPETTLLTSFCDRFAVKDPMRLIDHVYAPSMTRRELAKQSRLVIAAAETGDSVAREIVESAAEELARHVRTLARRLNLSAGITLALSGGVLVNEPLLREQLLERIDCLQLQTRLVDAPVAGALVLANRPDLIEILQNRLVSATSM; encoded by the coding sequence GTGACACGCCACGAAAGCACGCCGCTGGTCGCCGGCGTTGATGCCGGTGGCAGTAAAACGATCGCTTGGATCGATCATCCACGACCATCTCGTCCGCAATCCGATGACCGAACCACTGGCCTCGTGCGTCCACTTGCCGAAGGCATCGGCGGAACAGGAAATCCGCGTGTCGGCGGATACGAAGCTGCGGCAAACGAAATTGAATACGCCGTCCGACAAGCACTGTCCACGCCGAACGTAACGACCGAATCCGCCACCACCCGATTGACGCGTGTTTGTGTCGGTGCCGCGGGTGCCGGACGTAGGGAAGAACAAAAGCATCTTGCCGCGATCCTATCGAAGCGGTTTCCAGGCACCGCGATTATCGTGACCGACGATGCGGTTCCGGTGCTCGCCGCCGCGTCGCCGACGGCAACCGGAATGATTCTGATTTCCGGAACAGGATCGTTCGCTTGGGCAAGAAACTCTAGCGGCGCCGATGCTCGCGCCGGTGGGTGGGGCGTCGTCATTGGCGATCCGGGTAGCGGTTATGCCCTTGCTATTGCAGGGCTGGATGCCGTCGCTAGGGCTGTCGACGGTCGTGGCCCAGAGACGACTCTGTTAACTTCATTTTGCGATCGGTTCGCCGTCAAAGATCCGATGCGATTGATCGATCATGTCTACGCGCCTTCGATGACCCGCCGTGAGCTCGCCAAGCAAAGTCGACTAGTCATCGCCGCCGCAGAAACAGGAGACTCCGTCGCCCGTGAGATCGTTGAAAGTGCCGCCGAAGAACTCGCCCGCCACGTGCGAACACTCGCAAGACGACTCAATCTGTCCGCCGGAATCACGCTTGCTTTGTCGGGAGGAGTGCTGGTCAACGAACCGCTGCTGCGCGAACAGCTGCTCGAGCGCATCGATTGTCTTCAGCTGCAAACAAGGCTGGTAGATGCACCGGTTGCCGGCGCACTTGTTCTCGCAAACCGGCCAGACTTGATCGAAATTCTACAGAATCGTCTTGTTTCAGCCACTTCGATGTGA